A DNA window from Thalassospiraceae bacterium LMO-JJ14 contains the following coding sequences:
- a CDS encoding sigma-70 family RNA polymerase sigma factor produces MTDETDTAETADGATSLMHRVAASGDRQAFAVLFAHFAPRVKSYMLKLGTNDSLADELAQETLLMVWRKAGQFDRAKASPSTWIFTIARNLRIDAFRKISRPELDPNDPALVPDHEEPQDDRVVRLQQAQKVRDAMALLNEEQSEVVRLSFFEDMSHSAIAERLGLPLGTVKSRLRLAFSKIRDAVGESLK; encoded by the coding sequence ATGACGGATGAAACGGACACGGCGGAAACAGCGGACGGCGCTACGTCATTGATGCATCGCGTCGCGGCGTCGGGTGATCGACAGGCCTTTGCCGTTCTGTTCGCCCATTTCGCTCCGCGCGTGAAATCCTACATGTTGAAACTCGGCACCAATGACTCGCTCGCCGATGAGCTGGCGCAAGAAACCCTGCTGATGGTCTGGCGTAAAGCCGGGCAGTTCGACCGTGCCAAGGCATCGCCGTCGACGTGGATATTCACCATCGCACGAAATCTGAGGATCGATGCATTTCGCAAGATATCCAGACCGGAACTGGATCCGAACGATCCGGCACTGGTCCCCGATCACGAAGAACCGCAGGATGACCGCGTCGTCCGTTTACAACAGGCGCAAAAAGTGCGCGACGCGATGGCCTTGCTCAATGAAGAGCAATCGGAAGTCGTGCGGTTGTCCTTTTTTGAAGACATGAGCCACAGCGCTATTGCAGAGCGCCTCGGGCTTCCGTTGGGAACGGTGAAATCAAGACTGCGCTTGGCCTTTTCGAAAATTCGCGATGCCGTCGGAGAGAGTTTGAAATGA
- a CDS encoding ChrR family anti-sigma-E factor, with protein MTIQHHIPDETLVSYAAGDLDDATSLVVATHLALCPSCRRSVAVADDIGGVMLDELMPARMSDDALAHVLALTERPLTETARPEPASSHAAVVFPEPLRRRIGGDLDDVRWKRIGPGVQQLKLENPDNASQARLLRIAGGQGVLEHGHTGEEFTLVLAGGFSHGTQSFARGDVEWADTEIIHHPVADEGEGCVCLAVTSGPLKFFDIFGKIAQPFIGI; from the coding sequence ATGACGATTCAGCATCATATTCCTGATGAAACGCTTGTGTCCTATGCCGCGGGCGATCTGGACGACGCGACGTCGCTGGTGGTGGCGACGCATCTGGCATTGTGCCCGTCTTGCCGCAGGTCGGTTGCCGTCGCAGACGATATCGGCGGCGTCATGCTGGATGAACTGATGCCGGCCCGTATGTCGGATGATGCGCTCGCACATGTGTTGGCGCTAACTGAACGCCCACTCACGGAAACAGCGCGGCCCGAACCGGCGTCTTCACATGCGGCGGTCGTTTTTCCGGAACCGCTTCGCCGGCGCATTGGCGGTGATCTGGATGATGTCAGGTGGAAACGTATCGGCCCCGGTGTGCAGCAATTGAAGCTCGAAAATCCGGATAATGCATCTCAGGCACGGCTGCTCAGGATCGCTGGCGGACAGGGCGTTCTGGAGCACGGTCACACCGGCGAAGAATTTACGTTGGTTCTTGCCGGTGGCTTTTCGCACGGCACTCAGTCGTTCGCGCGTGGTGACGTCGAATGGGCCGATACAGAAATCATACACCACCCGGTGGCCGATGAAGGCGAGGGATGTGTATGCCTGGCCGTGACATCGGGTCCCCTGAAATTCTTCGATATTTTCGGTAAAATTGCCCAACCTTTCATCGGCATATGA